One part of the Anaeromyxobacter sp. Fw109-5 genome encodes these proteins:
- the carB gene encoding carbamoyl-phosphate synthase large subunit encodes MPRRTDIRKIMIVGSGPIVIGQACEFDYSGTQACKALKEEGYEIVLLNSNPATIMTDPGFADRTYVEPITPAVAEQILAREKPDVLLPTLGGQTALNLAVALAKNGALARHGVELIGAQLEAIEKAEDRLLFKAAMERVGVELPKSGYATSWEEARAIAEDIGFPIIIRPSFTMGGEGGGVAYNREEFEPLARRALTLSPTHTILCEESIIGWKEYELEVMRDRNDNVVIICSIENFDPMGVHTGDSITVAPAQTLTDKEYQRMRDAGIRIIREIGVETGGSNIQFGVHPRTGRMVVIEMNPRVSRSSALASKATGFPIAKIAAKLAVGYTLDELKNDITRYTPASFEPTIDYVVTKVPRFAFEKFKGANDTLTTQMKSVGEVMAIGRTFQESLQKAIRGLEIDRCGLESPLGKRPGDAYASEELERIKAEVRVPRDRRVFWVAEALRAGLSVDDVHALTYIDPWFLREMEELVHAEEALAKGVPQGAEPLRAVKRMGFSDKRIAQLAGTTEKAVREARWQAGVRPVFKRVDTCAAEFEAYTPYLYSTYEEECEATPTDRRKVMILGGGPNRIGQGIEFDYCCVHASFALSRAGYETIMVNCNPETVSTDYDTSDRLYFEPVTLEDVLEIVHVEKPEGLIVQYGGQTPLKLAVPLHELGVPIFGTTPDAIDRAEDRERFAALIEKLGLRQPQNGVARSADEAFAVARRIGYPVMVRPSYVLGGRAMEVVYDDKDLDTYLREAVQASNERPVLVDRFLRDAAEVDVDVVSDGEDVVVGGVMEHIEEAGIHSGDSACALPPFSLAPERVAEIEQQSIALAKELGVVGLMNVQFAIQGNDVYVLEVNPRASRTVPFVGKATGLPLAKAGSLCMVGKSLEEAGALVDGRRGHISVKEAVFPFARFPGVDTMLGPEMRSTGEVMGIDQDFYRAFFKAQTAAGNTLPASGAGRRAFVSVKDSDKPAIAELARRLVALGFEVLATAGTSAYLGARGVPTTLVLKVHEGRPSVVDRIKDGDVHLVFNTTAGKQEIADSYSIRRETLMKGLPYFTTLTGARAAVGAMEAAHGGAPSVRSIQEYHGEGRQASR; translated from the coding sequence ATGCCGCGCCGCACCGACATCCGGAAGATCATGATCGTGGGCTCCGGGCCGATCGTCATCGGCCAGGCCTGCGAGTTCGACTACTCGGGCACCCAGGCCTGCAAGGCGCTGAAGGAGGAGGGCTACGAGATCGTCCTCCTCAACTCGAACCCGGCCACGATCATGACGGACCCGGGCTTCGCCGACCGGACCTACGTCGAGCCCATCACCCCCGCCGTCGCCGAGCAGATCCTCGCCCGCGAGAAGCCGGACGTGCTCCTCCCGACCCTCGGCGGCCAGACGGCGCTCAACCTCGCCGTGGCGCTCGCGAAGAACGGGGCGCTGGCGCGGCACGGGGTCGAGCTCATCGGGGCCCAGCTCGAGGCGATCGAGAAGGCCGAGGACCGGCTCCTCTTCAAGGCCGCGATGGAGCGCGTCGGCGTCGAGCTGCCGAAGTCCGGCTACGCGACGAGCTGGGAGGAGGCGCGCGCCATCGCCGAGGACATCGGCTTCCCCATCATCATCCGCCCCTCGTTCACGATGGGCGGCGAGGGCGGCGGCGTCGCCTACAACCGCGAGGAGTTCGAGCCGCTCGCGCGGCGCGCGCTCACCCTCTCCCCGACGCACACGATCCTGTGCGAGGAGTCGATCATCGGGTGGAAGGAGTACGAGCTCGAGGTGATGCGCGACCGCAACGACAACGTCGTCATCATCTGCTCGATCGAGAACTTCGACCCGATGGGCGTCCACACCGGCGACTCGATCACCGTCGCGCCGGCGCAGACGCTCACCGACAAGGAGTACCAGCGGATGCGCGACGCGGGCATCCGCATCATCCGCGAGATCGGCGTCGAGACCGGCGGCTCCAACATCCAGTTCGGCGTGCACCCCCGCACCGGGCGGATGGTGGTCATCGAGATGAACCCGCGCGTGTCGCGCTCCTCCGCGCTCGCCTCCAAGGCGACCGGCTTCCCGATCGCCAAGATCGCGGCGAAGCTCGCGGTGGGCTACACGCTCGACGAGCTCAAGAACGACATCACCCGCTACACGCCGGCGTCCTTCGAGCCGACCATCGACTACGTGGTCACGAAGGTGCCGCGCTTCGCGTTCGAGAAGTTCAAGGGCGCGAACGACACGCTCACCACGCAGATGAAGTCGGTCGGCGAGGTGATGGCGATCGGGCGGACCTTCCAGGAGAGCCTGCAGAAGGCGATCCGCGGCCTCGAGATAGACCGCTGCGGGCTGGAGTCGCCCCTCGGCAAGCGCCCGGGCGACGCGTACGCGTCGGAGGAGCTCGAGCGGATCAAGGCGGAGGTGCGCGTGCCGCGCGACCGCCGGGTGTTCTGGGTCGCCGAGGCGCTCCGCGCCGGGCTCTCCGTCGACGACGTCCACGCGCTCACCTACATCGACCCCTGGTTCCTGCGGGAGATGGAGGAGCTCGTCCACGCCGAGGAGGCGCTCGCGAAGGGCGTCCCGCAGGGCGCGGAGCCGCTCCGCGCCGTGAAGCGGATGGGCTTCTCCGACAAGCGCATCGCGCAGCTCGCGGGGACGACCGAGAAGGCCGTGCGCGAGGCGCGCTGGCAGGCGGGCGTGCGGCCGGTCTTCAAGCGCGTCGACACCTGCGCCGCCGAGTTCGAGGCCTACACGCCGTACCTGTACTCCACCTACGAGGAGGAGTGCGAGGCGACGCCGACCGACCGCCGGAAGGTGATGATCCTCGGCGGCGGCCCGAACCGCATCGGACAGGGCATCGAGTTCGACTACTGCTGCGTGCACGCGTCGTTCGCGCTGTCCAGGGCCGGGTACGAGACCATCATGGTCAACTGCAACCCGGAGACGGTCTCGACCGACTACGACACCTCCGACCGGCTCTACTTCGAGCCGGTCACGCTCGAGGACGTGCTCGAGATCGTGCACGTCGAGAAGCCGGAGGGGCTCATCGTCCAGTACGGCGGGCAGACGCCGCTCAAGCTCGCGGTGCCGCTCCACGAGCTCGGGGTGCCGATCTTCGGGACGACGCCGGACGCCATCGATCGGGCCGAGGACCGCGAGCGCTTCGCGGCGCTCATCGAGAAGCTGGGGCTCCGCCAGCCGCAGAACGGCGTGGCGCGCAGCGCCGACGAGGCGTTCGCGGTGGCGCGGCGCATCGGCTACCCGGTGATGGTGCGCCCCTCGTACGTGCTCGGCGGGCGCGCCATGGAGGTCGTCTACGACGACAAGGACCTCGACACCTACCTCCGCGAGGCGGTGCAGGCCTCGAACGAGCGCCCGGTGCTCGTGGACCGCTTCCTCAGGGACGCGGCCGAGGTGGACGTGGACGTCGTGTCGGACGGCGAGGACGTCGTCGTGGGCGGCGTCATGGAGCACATCGAGGAGGCGGGCATCCACTCCGGCGACTCCGCCTGCGCGCTGCCGCCCTTCAGTCTGGCGCCGGAGAGGGTCGCGGAGATCGAGCAGCAGTCGATCGCGCTGGCGAAGGAGCTGGGCGTCGTCGGCCTCATGAACGTCCAGTTCGCCATCCAGGGGAACGACGTCTACGTGCTCGAGGTGAACCCGCGCGCGAGCCGCACCGTGCCTTTCGTCGGCAAGGCGACGGGCCTGCCGCTCGCCAAGGCGGGCTCGCTGTGCATGGTGGGCAAGAGCCTCGAGGAGGCCGGGGCCCTCGTCGACGGCCGGCGGGGCCACATCTCCGTGAAGGAGGCGGTGTTCCCGTTCGCGCGCTTCCCTGGCGTGGACACGATGCTCGGGCCCGAGATGCGCTCGACGGGCGAGGTGATGGGGATCGACCAGGACTTCTACCGCGCGTTCTTCAAGGCGCAGACCGCGGCCGGGAACACGCTGCCGGCCTCCGGCGCGGGCCGCCGCGCGTTCGTCTCGGTGAAGGACTCGGACAAGCCCGCCATCGCCGAGCTCGCCCGGCGGCTCGTCGCGCTGGGCTTCGAGGTGCTCGCCACCGCCGGTACGAGCGCCTACCTCGGCGCCCGCGGCGTCCCCACCACCCTGGTCCTGAAGGTGCACGAGGGGCGCCCCTCCGTGGTGGACCGCATCAAGGACGGGGACGTGCACCTCGTCTTCAACACCACGGCCGGCAAGCAGGAGATCGCGGACAGCTACTCCATCCGGCGCGAGACGCTCATGAAGGGCCTGCCGTACTTCACGACCCTGACCGGCGCCCGCGCGGCGGTGGGGGCGATGGAGGCCGCGCACGGGGGCGCACCGAGCGTGCGCTCGATCCAGGAATACCATGGTGAGGGGCGCCAGGCGTCCCGTTGA
- the greA gene encoding transcription elongation factor GreA: MSERVPMTKGGLLRLKEELKRLKNVERPKIVKEIAEARSHGDLSENAEYHAAKEKQSHIEGRILQVEHWIASAEVIDVSKHAGDRVVFGATVSLEESESGDHVTYRIVGELEADLKQGRISVTSPIARALIGREEGDAVTVRTPGGQKEYEIQSISFVEEELPAESGE, encoded by the coding sequence ATGTCCGAGCGCGTTCCCATGACGAAGGGCGGCCTCCTCCGGCTCAAGGAGGAGCTCAAGCGGCTCAAGAACGTCGAGCGCCCCAAGATCGTGAAGGAGATCGCCGAGGCGCGCTCGCACGGGGACCTCTCCGAGAACGCGGAGTACCACGCGGCCAAGGAGAAGCAGAGCCACATCGAGGGCCGCATCCTGCAGGTCGAGCACTGGATCGCGAGCGCCGAGGTGATCGACGTCTCGAAGCACGCGGGCGACCGGGTGGTCTTCGGCGCGACCGTCTCGCTGGAGGAGAGCGAGTCGGGCGACCACGTGACCTACCGGATCGTCGGCGAGCTCGAGGCCGACCTCAAGCAAGGCCGGATCTCCGTCACGAGCCCCATCGCCCGCGCCCTCATCGGGCGCGAGGAGGGGGACGCGGTCACCGTGCGCACGCCGGGCGGCCAGAAGGAGTACGAGATCCAGTCCATCTCGTTCGTCGAGGAGGAGCTGCCCGCCGAGTCCGGCGAGTAG
- the recG gene encoding ATP-dependent DNA helicase RecG, protein MEPRGHQGDAPAAGESSPGLAAAQRALAALVPPLRFAVKDGFAGAPRLKGFGELARGAIARARAAGAPDTPALQRLAIEAEAFDALPADERRAALARIAGGLSALIPVPEELREVARLGRTGVAAGTRQGRGTSTSAGPVEAGPSQRSSAASAAERSRGTTATASPAATGAHEAAHPERSAVLSLPKDGARSTDTWTEAPPPRTPEERAARRKKLATPLAELPRTHPSTRAQLEERGRLTVEQGLEFFPKAYQDRTQVRRIVELRAGDEGIVHGTVGHVRVQRMRNGRPLLKVGLSDPSGALELVFFNPPPWRARQFAAGDALLCSGKVTEGFGRRFQMSQPEVEKLQAGDSASFGRIVPIYAGPADYQHPALRKLVKRLVDEYAPLAVDDLPPQVRARRGLLSRAEALRDAHFPGAGTDLVAAAERATPGFRRLVFEELFFLQLALALRRRGVRAEAGIAFDASPAAIARALELLPFRLTGAQARALDEIARDMARPEPMNRLLQGDVGSGKTAVAFAAMMLAVRSGHQAAIMVPTELLAEQHARTLAGWLQGTGVEVALVAAAARGKGQKETRARVADGTARIAVGTHALLEQDVAFERLGLVVVDEQHRFGVLQRAKLISKGHRPDVLVMTATPIPRTLALAFYGDLDQSKIGELPPGRTPVATKVYGDSQRRGAYEVARRELEAGRQVYVVYPLVAESEKSDLADATSGAEELRRVFAGHEVGLLHGKLKADEKQAVMDRFRTGALRVLVATTVIEVGVDVPNASVMIVEHAERFGLSQLHQLRGRVGRGAARSHCLLIAHFKRVGDEARERLQAMAETQDGFEVARVDLRIRGPGELLGTRQSGQKLFEIADLYRDEAILEEAREDAFALVDADPELGRPEHRAAAEALEGRWAGRLSLAQVG, encoded by the coding sequence GTGGAGCCGAGGGGCCACCAGGGCGACGCGCCCGCCGCGGGGGAGAGCTCTCCCGGCCTCGCCGCCGCGCAGCGTGCGCTCGCGGCGCTCGTGCCGCCGCTCCGCTTCGCCGTCAAGGACGGGTTCGCGGGCGCGCCGCGGCTCAAGGGCTTCGGCGAGCTCGCCCGCGGCGCCATCGCGCGTGCGCGCGCGGCGGGCGCCCCCGACACCCCCGCGCTGCAGCGGCTGGCCATCGAGGCCGAGGCGTTCGACGCGCTCCCCGCCGACGAGCGCCGCGCCGCCCTGGCCCGGATCGCCGGCGGGCTCTCTGCGCTCATCCCCGTGCCCGAGGAGCTGCGCGAGGTCGCGCGGCTCGGGCGGACCGGCGTGGCGGCGGGCACGCGGCAGGGGCGGGGGACCTCGACCTCGGCCGGCCCCGTCGAAGCCGGTCCTTCCCAGCGAAGCTCCGCGGCGTCAGCGGCCGAGCGGAGTCGAGGTACGACCGCGACCGCGAGCCCCGCCGCAACGGGAGCTCACGAGGCCGCTCATCCCGAGCGCAGCGCCGTCCTGAGCCTGCCGAAGGACGGCGCGAGGTCGACGGACACCTGGACCGAGGCTCCACCGCCCAGGACGCCGGAGGAGCGCGCGGCTCGTCGCAAGAAGCTCGCGACGCCGCTCGCCGAGCTCCCGCGCACGCACCCGTCGACGCGCGCGCAGCTCGAGGAGCGCGGGCGCCTCACGGTGGAGCAGGGGCTGGAGTTCTTCCCGAAGGCGTACCAGGACCGCACGCAGGTGCGGCGCATCGTGGAGCTCCGCGCCGGCGACGAGGGGATCGTCCACGGGACCGTCGGTCACGTCCGCGTGCAGCGGATGCGCAACGGCCGTCCGCTCCTCAAGGTCGGCCTCTCCGATCCGTCGGGCGCGCTCGAGCTCGTCTTCTTCAACCCCCCGCCGTGGCGCGCGCGGCAGTTCGCCGCCGGAGACGCGCTGCTGTGCTCGGGGAAGGTGACGGAGGGCTTCGGCCGGCGCTTCCAGATGAGCCAGCCGGAGGTCGAGAAGCTGCAGGCCGGAGACTCGGCGAGCTTCGGCCGCATCGTCCCCATCTACGCCGGGCCCGCCGACTACCAGCATCCCGCGCTGCGCAAGCTCGTGAAGCGGCTCGTGGACGAGTACGCCCCGCTCGCGGTGGACGACCTGCCGCCGCAGGTGCGCGCGCGGCGGGGGCTGCTCTCGCGCGCCGAGGCGCTGCGCGACGCGCACTTCCCGGGCGCCGGCACCGACCTGGTGGCCGCGGCCGAGCGGGCGACGCCGGGGTTCCGGCGGCTCGTCTTCGAGGAGCTGTTCTTCCTCCAGCTCGCGCTCGCCCTGCGCCGGCGGGGGGTGCGCGCCGAGGCCGGCATCGCGTTCGACGCCTCGCCCGCCGCGATCGCCCGCGCGCTCGAGCTCCTCCCGTTCCGGCTGACCGGGGCGCAGGCCCGCGCGCTCGACGAGATCGCCCGCGACATGGCGCGGCCCGAGCCGATGAACCGGCTGCTGCAGGGGGACGTGGGCAGCGGCAAGACCGCGGTCGCCTTCGCGGCGATGATGCTCGCCGTGCGCTCCGGCCACCAGGCCGCGATCATGGTCCCGACGGAGCTGCTCGCCGAGCAGCACGCGCGCACGCTCGCAGGCTGGCTTCAGGGGACCGGCGTCGAGGTGGCGCTCGTCGCCGCCGCCGCCCGCGGCAAGGGGCAGAAGGAGACCCGCGCGCGCGTGGCGGACGGGACGGCGCGGATCGCGGTGGGGACGCACGCGCTCCTCGAGCAGGACGTGGCGTTCGAGCGGCTGGGCCTCGTGGTCGTCGACGAGCAGCACCGGTTCGGCGTGCTGCAGCGCGCGAAGCTCATCTCGAAGGGGCATCGGCCCGACGTGCTCGTCATGACCGCCACGCCGATCCCGCGCACCCTCGCCCTCGCCTTCTACGGCGATCTCGATCAGTCCAAGATCGGCGAGCTCCCCCCCGGCCGCACGCCGGTCGCGACGAAGGTGTACGGCGACTCGCAGCGCCGGGGCGCCTACGAGGTGGCTCGCCGGGAGCTCGAGGCCGGGCGGCAGGTGTACGTGGTCTACCCGCTCGTCGCCGAGTCCGAGAAGTCGGACCTCGCCGACGCGACGAGCGGGGCCGAGGAGCTGCGCCGCGTCTTCGCCGGCCACGAGGTGGGGCTCCTCCACGGCAAGCTGAAGGCCGACGAGAAGCAGGCGGTGATGGATCGCTTCCGGACCGGGGCGCTGCGCGTGCTCGTGGCGACGACGGTCATCGAGGTCGGCGTCGACGTGCCGAACGCGAGCGTGATGATCGTGGAGCACGCCGAGCGGTTCGGGCTGTCGCAGCTCCACCAGCTGCGCGGACGCGTGGGGCGCGGCGCCGCCCGCAGCCACTGCCTGCTCATCGCCCACTTCAAGCGGGTGGGCGACGAGGCGCGCGAGCGGCTACAGGCCATGGCCGAGACGCAGGACGGCTTCGAGGTGGCGCGGGTGGACCTGCGCATCCGCGGCCCCGGCGAGCTGCTGGGGACCCGCCAGTCCGGCCAGAAGCTGTTCGAGATCGCCGACCTGTACCGCGACGAGGCGATCCTCGAGGAGGCGCGGGAGGACGCGTTCGCGCTCGTCGACGCCGATCCGGAGCTCGGCCGGCCCGAGCACCGGGCGGCCGCCGAGGCGCTCGAGGGGCGGTGGGCGGGGCGGCTCTCCCTCGCGCAGGTGGGGTGA
- a CDS encoding protein-L-isoaspartate(D-aspartate) O-methyltransferase: MVRWSVSAELSRAVAAMGIRDPAVLRAIAEVPRDLFVPPRLRHQAGADQALPIGFGQTISQPFVVAFMTERLHLTGLERVLEVGTGSGYQTAILARLAAEVFSIEIVPELAARARAALLETLHLRNVRLRTGDGAAGWPEAAPFDRVLVTAAAPEVPPALTAQLAPGGRMVVPVGAAPGLQVLRAVDKGNDGVDLSTDLIPVRFVPLTGASG; the protein is encoded by the coding sequence TTGGTACGATGGAGCGTGAGCGCCGAGCTGTCGCGCGCGGTGGCGGCGATGGGGATCCGCGATCCGGCGGTCCTCCGGGCCATCGCGGAGGTGCCGCGTGACCTGTTCGTGCCGCCGCGCCTGCGTCACCAGGCCGGCGCGGACCAGGCTCTCCCCATCGGCTTCGGCCAGACCATCTCGCAGCCGTTCGTGGTCGCGTTCATGACCGAGCGGCTGCACCTGACCGGCCTCGAGCGCGTGCTGGAGGTCGGGACGGGCTCGGGGTACCAGACCGCGATCCTCGCCCGGCTGGCGGCGGAGGTCTTCTCCATCGAGATAGTCCCGGAGCTCGCCGCGCGCGCCCGCGCGGCGCTGCTCGAGACGCTTCACCTGCGGAACGTGCGGCTGCGGACGGGCGACGGCGCCGCAGGCTGGCCCGAGGCGGCGCCGTTCGATCGCGTCCTCGTCACCGCCGCGGCGCCCGAGGTCCCGCCGGCGCTCACCGCGCAGCTCGCGCCGGGCGGGCGGATGGTGGTGCCGGTGGGCGCCGCGCCCGGGCTGCAGGTGCTGCGCGCCGTCGACAAGGGGAACGACGGCGTGGACCTCTCGACCGACCTCATCCCGGTGCGCTTCGTTCCGCTCACCGGGGCGAGCGGCTAG
- a CDS encoding aminotransferase class I/II-fold pyridoxal phosphate-dependent enzyme — MKTFHDPEVFGRVRRLPVPVSAVVARLRDEALARGVDVVDLSRGGLDRGASPAVVERLREAVADPRLHGHAGPLGLPELRAAAARWWSRRHGVEVDPEREVLVTPGSEAGLGHALLALLSEGDTVLVPAPAYPLHAYGAVLAGAESIPVRAGPGVDFFESLMEATEKAEKRPKGIVVSFPANPTAAVATPELLEKVVRFAEARGLFVLSDLAHGELVFDGGRAPAMLSVPGARERTLEFVSLASSHGMAGWRVGFCAGNPALVAAAARVTGHLGGGPFGATQLAAVTALDEGDAGVAATRERTQRRRDALVAALGAAGWRIPPPAATPFAWAPVPEPFRALGSLEFARRLVDEAGVCVAPGVGFGPAGEGFVRIALAADEPRLQLAAERIHDFLQKGR, encoded by the coding sequence ATGAAGACGTTCCACGATCCCGAGGTGTTCGGCCGCGTCCGGCGGCTCCCCGTCCCGGTCTCCGCCGTCGTCGCCCGGCTCCGCGACGAGGCGCTCGCGCGCGGCGTGGACGTCGTGGATCTCTCGAGGGGAGGCCTGGACCGAGGCGCGTCGCCCGCCGTCGTGGAGCGGCTCCGCGAGGCGGTGGCCGACCCGCGGCTTCACGGTCACGCCGGCCCGCTCGGCCTGCCCGAGCTCCGTGCGGCGGCCGCTCGCTGGTGGAGCCGGCGGCACGGCGTCGAGGTGGACCCCGAGCGCGAGGTGCTCGTCACCCCCGGCTCGGAGGCGGGCCTCGGGCACGCGCTGCTCGCCCTCCTCTCCGAGGGCGACACGGTCCTCGTCCCCGCGCCGGCGTATCCCCTCCACGCGTACGGGGCCGTGCTGGCGGGCGCCGAGAGCATCCCGGTGCGCGCCGGGCCCGGGGTGGACTTCTTCGAATCGCTGATGGAGGCGACCGAGAAGGCGGAGAAGCGGCCGAAGGGCATCGTGGTGAGCTTCCCCGCCAACCCGACGGCGGCGGTCGCCACGCCGGAGCTGCTCGAGAAGGTCGTGAGGTTCGCGGAGGCGCGGGGCCTGTTCGTCCTGTCGGACCTCGCCCACGGCGAGCTCGTGTTCGACGGGGGGCGCGCCCCGGCGATGCTCTCCGTCCCCGGCGCGCGCGAGCGGACGCTCGAGTTCGTGTCGCTGGCGAGCAGCCATGGGATGGCGGGCTGGCGAGTCGGGTTCTGCGCCGGGAACCCCGCCCTCGTGGCCGCGGCCGCCCGCGTGACGGGTCACCTCGGCGGCGGCCCGTTCGGCGCGACTCAGCTCGCGGCGGTGACCGCGCTCGACGAAGGCGACGCCGGCGTCGCCGCGACCCGCGAGCGCACCCAGCGGCGGCGCGACGCGCTCGTCGCCGCCCTCGGCGCGGCCGGGTGGCGGATCCCGCCCCCCGCCGCCACCCCGTTCGCGTGGGCGCCCGTCCCGGAGCCGTTCCGGGCGCTCGGCTCCCTCGAGTTCGCGCGGCGGCTGGTCGACGAGGCCGGGGTCTGCGTCGCGCCCGGCGTGGGCTTCGGCCCGGCCGGCGAGGGGTTCGTCCGCATCGCGCTCGCGGCGGACGAGCCGCGCCTCCAGCTCGCCGCCGAGCGCATCCACGACTTTCTCCAGAAGGGCAGGTGA
- the thrC gene encoding threonine synthase → MTAPAPSAWFRCAEGCDFRAELVDVVYECPRCGGLLEVEHDRAALAARSGDEWRALFDGRFKLGAWPYGSGVWGKKEWVYPQLATENVVSMYEGGSPLLRVDRYARELGLEDVWVKECGVTHTGSFKDLGMTVLVSAVKEMRARGREVRAVACASTGDTSAALSAYCAAAGIPSVVLLPRGKISTAQLVQPISNGALVLELDTDFDGCMRVVRDLARTKDIYLANSMNSLRIEGQKTASIEIAQQLGWTTPDWIVIPGGNLGNASAVGKGFQLMKELGLVDRLPRLVVAQAAQANPLWKATSGAGVKPTTAVTVEPVPAQRTLASAIQIGAPVSARRALRALEALDGVVEQATEQELADAAARADRAGLFTCPHTGVALAALEKLAARGAVRRGERVVVISTAHGLKFSDFKVGYHDGTLPGIASPLRNPGVRLPATLGAVQDAIAARFGRG, encoded by the coding sequence ATGACCGCTCCCGCACCCTCGGCCTGGTTCCGCTGCGCGGAAGGCTGCGACTTCCGGGCGGAGCTCGTCGACGTCGTCTACGAGTGCCCCCGCTGCGGCGGGCTGCTCGAGGTCGAGCACGACCGCGCCGCGCTCGCCGCGCGCTCCGGCGACGAGTGGAGGGCGCTGTTCGACGGCCGCTTCAAGCTCGGGGCCTGGCCGTACGGCTCAGGGGTGTGGGGCAAGAAGGAGTGGGTCTACCCCCAGCTCGCGACCGAGAACGTGGTCTCCATGTACGAGGGCGGCAGCCCGCTCCTCCGGGTGGATCGCTACGCGCGCGAGCTCGGCCTCGAGGACGTGTGGGTGAAGGAGTGTGGCGTCACGCACACCGGGTCGTTCAAGGACCTGGGCATGACGGTGCTCGTCTCCGCGGTGAAGGAGATGCGCGCGCGCGGCCGTGAGGTGCGGGCCGTCGCCTGCGCCTCCACGGGCGACACCTCCGCCGCGCTCAGCGCCTACTGCGCCGCCGCCGGCATCCCGAGCGTGGTGCTCCTGCCGCGCGGCAAGATCTCGACGGCCCAGCTCGTCCAGCCCATCTCGAACGGTGCGCTCGTCCTCGAGCTCGACACCGACTTCGACGGCTGCATGCGCGTCGTGCGGGACCTCGCGCGCACGAAGGACATCTACCTCGCGAACTCGATGAACTCCCTGCGCATCGAGGGGCAGAAGACCGCCTCCATCGAGATCGCGCAGCAGCTGGGCTGGACCACGCCGGACTGGATCGTCATCCCGGGCGGGAACCTGGGGAACGCGAGCGCCGTGGGGAAGGGCTTCCAGCTCATGAAGGAGCTGGGGCTGGTCGACCGGCTGCCACGGCTCGTGGTCGCCCAGGCGGCGCAGGCGAACCCCCTCTGGAAGGCCACCAGCGGCGCTGGGGTCAAGCCCACCACGGCGGTGACGGTCGAGCCCGTCCCGGCGCAGCGGACGCTCGCGTCGGCGATCCAGATCGGCGCGCCGGTCTCGGCCCGGCGCGCCCTGCGCGCGCTCGAGGCGCTCGACGGCGTCGTCGAGCAGGCCACCGAGCAGGAGCTCGCGGACGCCGCCGCGCGGGCAGATCGCGCCGGCCTCTTCACCTGTCCGCACACGGGCGTCGCCCTCGCGGCCCTCGAGAAGCTCGCGGCGCGCGGCGCCGTCCGCCGCGGCGAGCGGGTGGTGGTGATCTCCACCGCGCACGGGCTCAAGTTCTCGGACTTCAAGGTCGGTTACCACGACGGGACGTTGCCGGGGATCGCGTCGCCGCTGCGGAACCCGGGGGTCCGCCTGCCGGCGACCCTCGGCGCCGTCCAGGACGCGATTGCCGCCCGCTTCGGGCGGGGGTAG
- the tmk gene encoding dTMP kinase, whose translation MPARRDRRGRFIVLEGLDGAGTTTQARLLGDRLRASGRSVHVTAEPSGGPVGSLVRQVLSRRVVGGRGEGELDAGALALLFAADRLDHVAAEIAPKLAGGVDVVSDRFTLSSLAYQGLTTGDLPWVEAINGRAATPDVTLFLRARPSVALKRRRAASIDPELYEVSEFQRAVARSYDRGIERLRAAGQRVVELDGEAPVEAVSAAVWAEVEALP comes from the coding sequence ATGCCCGCGCGACGCGATCGGCGGGGCCGCTTCATCGTCCTCGAGGGGCTCGACGGGGCGGGGACGACGACGCAGGCGCGCCTGCTCGGGGATCGCCTGCGCGCCTCCGGGCGCTCGGTGCACGTCACCGCCGAGCCCTCCGGTGGCCCAGTCGGCAGCCTCGTCCGCCAGGTGCTCTCGCGCCGCGTGGTCGGCGGGCGCGGGGAGGGCGAGCTCGACGCCGGCGCCCTCGCGCTGCTGTTCGCGGCCGACCGGCTCGACCACGTGGCGGCCGAGATCGCCCCCAAGCTGGCCGGCGGCGTCGACGTGGTGTCCGACCGCTTCACGCTGTCGTCGCTCGCCTACCAGGGGCTGACGACGGGCGACCTGCCCTGGGTCGAGGCGATCAACGGGCGGGCGGCCACGCCCGACGTGACGCTGTTCCTGCGCGCCCGCCCCTCGGTCGCGCTGAAGCGGCGGCGCGCGGCCTCCATCGATCCGGAGCTGTACGAGGTCTCCGAGTTCCAGCGCGCGGTGGCGCGCAGCTACGACCGCGGCATCGAGCGGCTCCGCGCGGCGGGACAGCGAGTCGTGGAGCTGGACGGCGAGGCGCCGGTCGAGGCGGTGTCCGCCGCGGTGTGGGCCGAGGTAGAGGCGCTCCCCTGA